A DNA window from Pseudomonas tohonis contains the following coding sequences:
- a CDS encoding lipopolysaccharide kinase InaA family protein, giving the protein MALASDVDDPFERFWNWRGEWVEAPNLRRGGESGVERVRRDDGVLLYSKRQCGHLYRSVLHPFGRPTVLRERDAIRAFERLGVRVPQLVYCGARRGGEGAWQALLVTEALEGFIDFERWYASLEGRADTRGERERVLGQMADVLARLHRGGWQHGCLYPKHVFIRVGEGEGAESVEIALIDLEKSRRRFAHARAARNDVGQIRRHSAIRDEDWAYLLAVYERAFGSRVEALHRL; this is encoded by the coding sequence ATTGCGTTGGCGAGCGATGTGGACGACCCGTTCGAGCGCTTCTGGAACTGGCGTGGGGAATGGGTCGAAGCACCGAACCTGCGACGGGGCGGTGAAAGCGGGGTGGAGCGGGTGCGCCGGGACGACGGGGTCCTGCTGTATAGCAAGCGCCAGTGCGGCCACCTCTATCGCAGCGTGCTGCACCCCTTCGGACGGCCGACGGTGCTTCGCGAACGGGATGCCATCCGCGCCTTCGAACGCCTCGGCGTGAGGGTGCCGCAGCTGGTCTACTGCGGCGCGCGGCGCGGCGGCGAGGGCGCTTGGCAGGCGCTGCTGGTGACGGAGGCCCTGGAGGGCTTCATCGATTTCGAGCGCTGGTACGCCTCCCTGGAGGGGCGCGCCGACACCCGGGGCGAGCGCGAGCGGGTGCTTGGCCAGATGGCGGATGTGCTGGCGCGGTTGCACCGGGGCGGTTGGCAACACGGCTGCCTTTATCCCAAGCATGTGTTCATCCGCGTCGGGGAAGGGGAGGGCGCCGAATCGGTGGAAATCGCCCTGATCGACCTGGAGAAGAGCCGCCGTCGCTTCGCCCATGCCCGGGCGGCGCGCAACGATGTCGGCCAGATCAGGCGGCATTCGGCCATCCGCGACGAGGACTGGGCCTACCTGCTGGCGGTCTACGAGCGTGCCTTCGGCAGCCGCGTGGAGGCGCTGCACCGGCTTTGA
- a CDS encoding multidrug efflux RND transporter permease subunit has protein sequence MAFTDPFIRRPVLATVVSLLIVLLGFQAFSKLVIRQYPQMENALITVTTAYPGANAETIQGYITQPLQQSLASAEGIDYMTSSSQQNMSVISIYARIGANSDRLFTELLAKANEVKNQLPQDAEDPVLSKEAADASALMYISFYSDELSNPQITDYLSRVIQPKLATLPGMAEAEILGNQVFAMRLWLDPVKMAAYGVTAGDVSDAVRKYNFLSAAGQVKGEYVVTSINATTDLKSPEAFAAIPVKTQGDRRVLVRDIARVEMGAENYDSISSFDGIPSVYIGIKGTPSANPLDVIKHVRAIMPELEAQLPPNLKVSIAYDATRFIQASIDEVVKTLGEAVLIVIVVVFLFLGAFRSVLIPVITIPLSMIGVLFFMQLMGYSINLLTLLAMVLAIGLVVDDAIVVVENIHRHIEEGKTPFDAAIEGAREIAVPVISMTITLAAVYAPIGFLEGLTGALFREFALTLAGAVIISGVVALTLSPMMCSKLLRHEENPSGLAHRLDMIFERLKHRYQRALHGTLNTRPVVVVFALIVMALIPVLLMMTKSELAPDEDQGIVFLMAKAPQPTNLDYLNAYTDEFVEIFKSFPEYYSSFQINGFDGVQAGIGGFLLKPWDERERTQMELLQEVQGKLDRIPGLQIFGFNLPSLPGTGEGLPFQFVVNTPNDYESLLQVTERIKQRAEASGKFAFLNVDLAFDKPEVVVDIDRQKAAQMGVSMEDLGSTLALLLGEGEINRFTIDGRSYKVIAQVERPYRDNPDWLNNYYVKSESGAMVPLSTLITVHDTARPTKLKQFQQLNSAIIEGFPVVSMGDAVETVAQIAREEAPRGFAFDYAGASRQYVQEGSALYVTFGLALAIIFLVLAAQFESFRDPLVILVTVPLSICGALIPLFLGISSMNIYTQVGLVTLIGLISKHGILIVEFANQLRRDKGLSAREAVEEAASIRLRPVLMTTAAMVFGMVPLILATGAGAVSRFDIGTVIATGMSIGTLFTLFVLPCVYTLLAKPDPRPADQPEAGPVASH, from the coding sequence ATGGCTTTCACAGATCCCTTCATCCGTCGCCCGGTACTGGCGACCGTGGTCAGCCTGCTGATCGTGCTGCTGGGCTTCCAGGCCTTCAGCAAGCTGGTGATCCGCCAGTACCCGCAGATGGAAAACGCCCTGATCACGGTGACCACCGCCTACCCGGGGGCCAACGCCGAGACCATCCAGGGCTACATCACCCAGCCGCTGCAGCAGAGCCTCGCGAGCGCCGAAGGCATCGACTACATGACGTCGTCGAGCCAGCAGAACATGTCGGTCATCTCGATCTACGCACGCATCGGCGCCAACTCGGACCGCCTCTTCACCGAACTGCTGGCCAAGGCCAACGAGGTGAAGAACCAGTTGCCGCAGGATGCCGAGGACCCCGTGCTGTCCAAGGAGGCGGCCGACGCCTCGGCGCTGATGTACATCAGCTTCTACAGCGACGAACTGTCCAACCCGCAGATCACCGACTACCTGTCGCGGGTCATCCAGCCCAAGCTGGCGACCCTGCCGGGCATGGCGGAAGCGGAGATCCTCGGCAACCAGGTCTTCGCCATGCGCCTGTGGCTGGACCCGGTGAAGATGGCCGCCTACGGCGTCACCGCCGGCGATGTCAGCGATGCGGTGCGCAAGTACAACTTCCTCTCGGCCGCCGGCCAGGTGAAGGGCGAGTACGTGGTGACGAGCATCAACGCCACCACCGACCTCAAGTCCCCCGAAGCCTTCGCCGCCATCCCGGTGAAGACCCAGGGCGACCGCCGCGTGCTGGTGCGTGACATCGCCCGCGTCGAGATGGGCGCCGAGAACTACGACTCCATCAGCTCCTTCGACGGCATCCCCTCGGTCTACATCGGCATCAAGGGCACGCCCAGCGCCAACCCGCTGGACGTGATCAAGCACGTGCGCGCGATCATGCCCGAGCTGGAAGCGCAGCTGCCGCCGAACCTCAAGGTGTCCATCGCCTATGACGCCACGCGCTTCATCCAGGCGTCCATCGACGAGGTGGTGAAGACCCTGGGCGAGGCGGTGCTGATCGTCATCGTGGTCGTGTTCCTGTTCCTCGGTGCCTTCCGCTCGGTGCTGATCCCGGTCATCACCATCCCGCTGTCGATGATCGGCGTGCTGTTCTTCATGCAGCTGATGGGCTACTCGATCAACCTGCTGACGCTGCTGGCCATGGTGCTCGCCATCGGCCTGGTGGTGGACGACGCCATCGTGGTGGTGGAGAACATCCACCGGCACATCGAGGAGGGCAAGACGCCCTTCGACGCCGCCATCGAGGGCGCCCGCGAGATCGCCGTGCCGGTCATCTCCATGACCATCACCCTGGCGGCGGTGTACGCCCCCATCGGCTTCCTCGAAGGCCTCACCGGCGCGCTGTTCCGCGAGTTCGCCCTGACCCTGGCGGGCGCGGTGATCATCTCCGGCGTGGTCGCCCTGACCCTCTCGCCGATGATGTGCTCCAAGCTGCTGCGCCACGAGGAGAACCCGAGCGGCCTGGCCCACAGGCTGGACATGATCTTCGAGCGGCTCAAGCACCGCTACCAGCGCGCGCTGCACGGCACCCTCAACACCCGCCCGGTGGTGGTGGTGTTCGCGCTCATCGTGATGGCGCTGATCCCGGTGCTGCTGATGATGACCAAGAGCGAACTGGCCCCCGACGAGGACCAGGGCATCGTCTTCCTCATGGCCAAGGCGCCGCAGCCGACCAACCTGGACTACCTGAACGCCTACACCGACGAGTTCGTGGAGATCTTCAAGTCCTTCCCCGAGTACTACTCGTCGTTCCAGATCAACGGCTTCGATGGTGTGCAGGCCGGTATCGGCGGCTTCCTGCTCAAGCCCTGGGACGAGCGCGAGCGCACCCAGATGGAGCTGCTGCAGGAGGTACAGGGCAAGCTCGACCGCATTCCCGGCCTGCAGATCTTCGGCTTCAACCTGCCGTCGCTGCCGGGCACCGGCGAAGGCCTGCCCTTCCAGTTCGTGGTCAACACCCCGAACGACTACGAGTCCCTGCTGCAGGTGACCGAGCGCATCAAGCAGCGCGCGGAAGCCTCGGGCAAGTTCGCCTTCCTCAACGTCGACCTGGCGTTCGACAAGCCCGAAGTGGTGGTCGACATCGACCGCCAGAAGGCCGCGCAGATGGGCGTGTCCATGGAAGACCTCGGCTCCACCCTGGCACTGCTGCTGGGCGAGGGCGAGATCAACCGCTTCACCATCGACGGTCGCAGCTACAAGGTGATCGCCCAGGTGGAACGCCCCTACCGCGACAACCCGGACTGGCTGAACAACTACTACGTGAAGAGCGAGAGCGGCGCGATGGTGCCCCTGTCGACCCTGATCACCGTGCACGACACCGCGCGACCGACCAAGCTCAAGCAGTTCCAGCAGCTGAACTCGGCGATCATCGAGGGCTTCCCGGTGGTGAGCATGGGCGATGCGGTGGAGACCGTGGCGCAGATCGCCCGCGAGGAGGCCCCGCGCGGCTTCGCCTTCGACTACGCCGGCGCCTCGCGCCAGTACGTCCAGGAAGGCAGCGCGCTGTACGTCACCTTCGGCCTGGCCCTGGCGATCATCTTCCTGGTGCTGGCCGCGCAGTTCGAGAGCTTCCGCGACCCGCTGGTGATCCTGGTGACGGTGCCGCTGTCGATCTGCGGCGCGTTGATCCCGCTGTTCCTGGGGATCTCCAGCATGAACATCTACACCCAGGTGGGCCTGGTGACGCTGATCGGCCTGATCAGCAAGCACGGCATCCTGATCGTGGAGTTCGCCAACCAGCTGCGTCGCGACAAGGGCCTGAGTGCGCGCGAAGCGGTGGAGGAAGCCGCCTCCATCCGCCTGCGCCCGGTACTGATGACCACCGCCGCGATGGTGTTCGGCATGGTGCCGCTGATCCTCGCCACCGGCGCGGGTGCGGTGAGCCGCTTCGATATCGGTACGGTGATCGCCACCGGCATGTCCATCGGCACGCTGTTCACCCTGTTCGTGCTGCCCTGCGTCTATACCCTGCTGGCCAAGCCGGACCCACGGCCGGCTGACCAGCCCGAGGCAGGGCCCGTCGCGAGCCACTGA
- a CDS encoding efflux RND transporter periplasmic adaptor subunit — MLLRRMLIMLGVVILVVAALAAYKFFSIKQQIAMFTAPKPAISVSAAKAVEVPWQERLPAIGSLKAFQGVDLTVEVGGTVQEVQFLSGEKVKLGQPLIQMDSDVEQASLATAEAALALARVEFERGRSLVNRQNISKSEFDRLSSELQKSTASVAQLKAMLAKKRIVAPFAGTIGIRQVDVGDFLSSGTTIATLQDLSTLFLDFYLPEQAVPKLAIGQHVRISVAAYPGEFFEGAIAAINPKVEDSTRNLQVRALLQNPDSKLLPGMFANLEVLLPGDNLRIVVPETAITYTLYGNSVYVIDAKKGEDGQALKDDKGQPVLVVERRFVETGQRRDGKVVVLKGLKADEQVVTAGQLKLDNGSNVAIADDQAQQPKTDKQASAEQ, encoded by the coding sequence ATGTTGCTCCGCCGCATGCTCATCATGCTCGGCGTGGTCATCCTCGTGGTGGCCGCGCTTGCCGCGTACAAGTTCTTCTCCATCAAACAGCAGATCGCGATGTTCACGGCGCCCAAGCCGGCCATCAGCGTCTCGGCCGCCAAGGCGGTGGAAGTGCCCTGGCAGGAGCGCCTGCCGGCCATCGGTTCGCTCAAGGCCTTCCAGGGCGTGGACCTGACCGTGGAAGTCGGCGGCACCGTGCAGGAGGTGCAGTTCCTTTCCGGCGAGAAGGTCAAGCTCGGCCAGCCGCTGATCCAGATGGACAGCGACGTCGAACAGGCCAGCCTGGCGACCGCGGAAGCCGCCCTGGCCCTGGCACGCGTCGAGTTCGAACGCGGCCGCAGCCTGGTGAACCGGCAGAACATTTCCAAGAGCGAATTCGACCGACTCTCCTCGGAGCTGCAGAAGTCGACCGCCAGCGTCGCCCAGTTGAAGGCCATGCTGGCGAAGAAGCGCATCGTCGCGCCCTTCGCCGGCACCATCGGCATCCGCCAGGTGGACGTGGGTGACTTCCTCTCCTCCGGCACCACCATCGCCACCCTGCAGGACCTCAGCACCCTGTTCCTCGACTTCTACCTGCCCGAGCAGGCGGTGCCCAAGCTCGCCATCGGCCAGCATGTGCGGATCAGCGTCGCCGCCTACCCGGGCGAGTTCTTCGAAGGCGCCATCGCCGCGATCAACCCCAAGGTCGAGGACAGTACTCGCAACCTGCAGGTGCGTGCGCTGCTGCAGAACCCCGACAGCAAGCTGCTGCCGGGCATGTTCGCCAACCTCGAGGTCCTGCTGCCAGGCGACAACCTGCGCATCGTGGTGCCGGAAACCGCCATCACCTACACCCTCTACGGCAACTCGGTCTACGTGATCGACGCCAAGAAGGGCGAGGACGGCCAGGCGCTGAAGGACGACAAGGGCCAGCCGGTCCTGGTGGTCGAACGCCGCTTCGTCGAGACCGGCCAGCGCCGCGACGGCAAGGTCGTGGTGCTCAAGGGCCTGAAGGCCGACGAGCAGGTGGTGACCGCCGGCCAGCTGAAGCTGGACAACGGCTCCAACGTCGCCATCGCCGATGACCAGGCCCAGCAACCGAAAACGGACAAACAAGCCAGCGCCGAGCAGTAG
- a CDS encoding methyl-accepting chemotaxis protein: MAGGTREQFSRTDQVATAMHEMSATAQEVARHAADAARAADDADSSAQQGERVMQATIQSITGMRGEIDSTAEVIRRLENDSGRISKVLEVIRGIAEQTNLLALNAAIEAARAGEQGRGFAVVADEVRTLAQRTAESTAEIHQIIDTVQTGAVNAVRAIESGQSRSEQSVTQVTEAGAMLQRITGAVEAIRDMNRQIATAAEEQTSVAEDISRNLTEITAIAVTNNENVQRTEAASNRLHELSGDLSEVTRRFSA, translated from the coding sequence ATGGCCGGGGGCACCCGCGAGCAGTTCTCGCGCACCGACCAGGTGGCCACGGCGATGCACGAGATGTCCGCCACCGCCCAGGAGGTGGCCCGCCATGCCGCCGATGCCGCACGCGCCGCCGACGACGCCGACAGCTCGGCCCAGCAGGGCGAGCGGGTGATGCAGGCGACCATCCAGAGCATCACCGGCATGCGTGGCGAGATCGATTCCACCGCCGAGGTGATCCGCCGCCTGGAGAACGACAGCGGCCGCATCAGCAAGGTGCTGGAAGTGATCCGCGGCATCGCCGAGCAGACCAACCTGCTGGCGCTCAACGCCGCCATCGAGGCCGCCCGCGCCGGCGAGCAGGGCCGGGGCTTCGCGGTGGTCGCCGACGAGGTGCGGACCCTCGCCCAGCGCACCGCCGAATCCACCGCCGAGATCCACCAGATCATCGACACGGTGCAGACCGGCGCGGTGAACGCGGTGCGCGCCATCGAAAGCGGTCAGAGCCGCAGCGAGCAGAGCGTCACCCAGGTGACCGAGGCCGGCGCGATGCTGCAACGCATCACCGGCGCGGTGGAGGCCATCCGCGACATGAACCGGCAGATCGCCACGGCGGCGGAGGAGCAGACCTCGGTGGCCGAGGACATCTCGCGCAACCTCACCGAAATCACCGCCATCGCCGTCACCAACAACGAGAACGTGCAACGCACCGAGGCGGCCAGCAACCGCCTGCACGAACTCTCCGGCGACCTGAGCGAGGTCACCCGCCGCTTCAGCGCCTGA
- a CDS encoding DUF1513 domain-containing protein: MFRRQVLALGSLLLGAVTLGGWTLSRKGRDPLLLSARDDADGGHYAVGYRLDGTQVFATRVAQRCHDIVEHPSEPVALFVARRPGTESYLIDLTDGSLLQTVRSQPDRHFYGHGVFHKSGEWLYTTDNDTTDPGRGLLGVYAYANRRLSFQGELSTHGLGPHQVSWMPDGETFVVANGGIRTEAESRVEMNLHAMEPSLVLMRRDGSLISRETLPQQMNSVRHLAIAGDGTIVACQQYMGDAGDHADLLAIKRPGQRFQPFPLADEQRLSMAQYTASVAIHDELRLVALTAPRGNRFFIWDLDSGAVRLDAPLPDCAGVGAVKDGFVVTSGQGRCRFYDCRKATIAAAPLQLPAGLWDNHLHLA; this comes from the coding sequence ATGTTCCGCCGCCAGGTACTCGCCCTCGGCAGCCTCCTGCTCGGCGCCGTGACGCTGGGCGGCTGGACCCTGAGCCGCAAGGGTCGCGACCCGCTGCTGCTCTCCGCCCGTGACGATGCCGATGGCGGCCACTACGCCGTCGGCTACCGCCTCGATGGCACCCAGGTGTTCGCCACCCGCGTGGCGCAGCGCTGCCACGACATCGTCGAACATCCCAGCGAGCCGGTGGCCCTGTTCGTCGCGCGCCGCCCGGGCACCGAGAGCTACCTGATCGACCTCACCGACGGCAGCCTGCTGCAGACGGTGCGCTCGCAGCCGGACCGCCACTTCTACGGGCACGGCGTGTTCCACAAGAGCGGCGAGTGGCTCTACACCACCGACAACGACACCACCGACCCCGGTCGCGGCCTGCTTGGCGTGTATGCCTACGCCAACCGCCGGCTGAGCTTCCAGGGCGAGCTGTCCACCCACGGCCTGGGGCCGCACCAGGTGTCCTGGATGCCGGACGGCGAGACCTTCGTGGTCGCCAACGGCGGCATCAGAACCGAGGCCGAGAGCCGCGTGGAGATGAACCTCCATGCCATGGAGCCCAGCCTGGTGCTGATGCGCCGCGACGGCAGCCTGATCAGCCGCGAGACCCTGCCCCAGCAGATGAACAGCGTGCGCCACCTGGCCATCGCCGGCGACGGCACCATAGTCGCCTGCCAGCAGTACATGGGCGATGCCGGCGACCATGCCGACCTGCTGGCGATCAAGCGCCCGGGCCAGCGCTTCCAGCCCTTCCCCCTGGCCGACGAGCAACGCCTGTCGATGGCCCAGTACACCGCCAGCGTCGCCATCCACGACGAACTGCGCCTGGTGGCCCTGACCGCCCCGCGCGGCAACCGGTTCTTCATCTGGGACCTGGACAGCGGCGCCGTGCGCCTCGACGCCCCGCTCCCCGACTGCGCCGGCGTCGGCGCGGTGAAGGACGGTTTCGTGGTCACCTCCGGCCAGGGCCGCTGCCGTTTCTACGATTGCCGCAAGGCGACGATCGCCGCCGCGCCCCTGCAGCTGCCCGCCGGGCTCTGGGACAACCACCTGCACCTCGCCTGA
- a CDS encoding imelysin family protein produces the protein MFRPKLLFTSLAALALGACAPQDPQAQATAALAKQVILPTYSRWVEADRALAASALAFCSGKEDLAKARADFLAAQKAWAELQPLMVGPLAEGNRAWQVQFWPDKKNLVGRQVEQLVQAKPDIDAAGLAKSSVVVQGLSAYEYILFDSNLDLADQEQKARYCPLLEAIGQRQQSLAEEILASWNSKDGMLEQLSKFPNQRYADSHEAVSELLRVQVTALDTLKKKLGTPMGRQAKSQPQPYQADGWRSDTSLASLGASLLSAEQLWNGADGKGLRSLLGDDQKALAEKIDGAYADARAKLDALQPPLSKLLQSEEGLKQLNVFYDSLDVVHRLHSNELARVLNVQLGFNANDGD, from the coding sequence ATGTTCAGACCCAAACTGCTCTTCACCAGCCTCGCCGCCCTGGCCCTGGGCGCCTGCGCCCCGCAGGACCCGCAGGCCCAGGCCACCGCCGCGCTGGCCAAGCAGGTGATCCTGCCCACCTACAGCCGCTGGGTGGAAGCCGACCGCGCCCTGGCCGCCAGCGCGCTGGCGTTCTGTTCCGGGAAGGAAGACCTGGCCAAGGCCCGTGCCGACTTCCTCGCGGCGCAGAAGGCCTGGGCCGAGCTGCAACCGCTGATGGTCGGCCCCCTGGCCGAGGGCAACCGCGCCTGGCAGGTGCAGTTCTGGCCGGACAAGAAGAACCTGGTGGGTCGCCAGGTCGAGCAACTGGTCCAGGCTAAGCCCGACATCGACGCCGCCGGCCTGGCCAAGTCCAGCGTCGTGGTACAGGGCCTCTCCGCCTACGAATACATCCTCTTCGACAGCAACCTGGACCTCGCCGACCAGGAGCAGAAGGCCCGCTACTGCCCGTTGCTGGAAGCCATCGGCCAGCGCCAGCAGAGCCTCGCCGAGGAGATCCTCGCCTCCTGGAACAGCAAGGACGGCATGCTCGAGCAACTGAGCAAATTCCCCAACCAGCGCTACGCCGACTCCCACGAGGCCGTCTCCGAGCTGCTGCGTGTCCAGGTCACCGCCCTGGACACCCTGAAGAAGAAGCTCGGCACGCCCATGGGCCGCCAAGCCAAGAGCCAGCCGCAGCCCTACCAGGCCGATGGCTGGCGCAGCGACACCTCCCTGGCCAGCCTGGGCGCCAGCCTGCTCAGCGCCGAGCAGCTGTGGAACGGTGCCGACGGCAAGGGCCTCCGCAGCCTGCTGGGTGACGACCAGAAGGCCCTGGCCGAGAAGATCGACGGCGCCTACGCCGACGCCCGCGCCAAGCTGGACGCCCTGCAACCGCCGCTGAGCAAGCTGCTGCAGAGCGAGGAAGGCCTCAAGCAACTGAACGTCTTCTACGACAGCCTCGACGTGGTGCACCGCCTGCACTCCAACGAGCTGGCCCGCGTCCTCAACGTGCAACTCGGCTTCAACGCCAACGATGGTGACTGA